A genomic window from Cupriavidus metallidurans CH34 includes:
- a CDS encoding carbohydrate ABC transporter permease, with protein MEAISTSGGWKLAWLGSRWPARCAWVAVFATLATFAVFCAFPFYWMLITTFKDVHDLINTANNPFVFNLPPTTENLRVLFQETAFLRWLLNTLLVGVFVVIITLVLAVPAGYSLARLSGPRGRQLAIAIFLTYLIPPTILFIPFSRIVGALGLQDSLWSLVLVYPSFTVPFCTWLMMGFFKAVPRDIEEAAMMDGMSRFGAFLKVIVPLSSAGILTVIIFTLTLVMQEFVYALTFITSSSQYTVSVGVPTFLVRGDVYFWGSLMGACLIVSVPVALLYNVFLDRFVTAFTVGAIK; from the coding sequence ATGGAAGCGATATCGACATCCGGAGGCTGGAAGCTGGCGTGGCTCGGGTCGCGCTGGCCCGCACGCTGCGCGTGGGTAGCGGTGTTCGCCACGTTGGCGACTTTTGCCGTGTTCTGCGCCTTTCCGTTCTACTGGATGCTGATCACCACGTTCAAGGATGTGCACGACCTGATCAACACGGCCAACAATCCGTTCGTGTTCAATCTGCCACCCACGACGGAGAACCTGCGGGTGCTGTTCCAGGAAACCGCATTCCTGCGATGGCTGCTCAACACGCTGCTGGTGGGCGTTTTCGTGGTCATCATCACGCTCGTGCTCGCGGTACCGGCGGGCTACAGCCTGGCGCGACTATCGGGACCCCGAGGGCGGCAACTCGCCATCGCCATCTTCCTGACTTATCTGATTCCGCCCACGATCCTGTTCATTCCGTTCTCCCGCATCGTCGGCGCGCTGGGCCTGCAGGACTCGCTCTGGTCGCTCGTGCTCGTGTACCCGAGCTTTACCGTGCCGTTCTGCACCTGGCTGATGATGGGCTTCTTCAAGGCGGTGCCCCGGGACATCGAGGAAGCCGCGATGATGGATGGCATGAGCCGCTTTGGCGCGTTCCTGAAAGTCATCGTGCCGCTATCGTCAGCGGGCATTCTCACCGTGATCATCTTCACGCTGACGCTGGTGATGCAGGAGTTCGTCTACGCGCTGACGTTCATCACGAGTTCCTCGCAGTACACGGTCAGCGTGGGCGTGCCCACTTTCCTTGTGCGCGGCGACGTCTATTTCTGGGGCTCGCTGATGGGTGCATGCCTGATCGTCAGCGTGCCGGTAGCGCTGCTGTACAACGTGTTCCTCGATCGCTTTGTCACCGCTTTCACCGTGGGCGCGATAAAGTAG
- a CDS encoding carbohydrate ABC transporter permease, whose protein sequence is MSALSATLGRPDHETSDTPDDDRRLGAMMLAPALIYIALLLGFPFLLSIWYSLTDVTVGSPMPHFIGLENFRSVVANPTFWQSLRNALVFTLVSQALVVVLAKALALALVRDFPGKWLVRLLILLPWVAPISLGSIGWLWIFDPVYSIINWTLRAIGLFGPNTWPIWLGQPDLAMASVILVDVWRLLPLATVIILAGMQGIPQDLHDAAAMDGAGFWRRLFRIDVPLLMPVMLVALLFGIVFTLTDMVIIYVLTRGGPYDTTQVLASLAFFTGIQGGDLAEGAAISLFLFPLLVAVVTLLLTVAHRSEVT, encoded by the coding sequence ATGAGCGCGCTATCGGCCACCCTTGGCAGACCGGACCACGAGACGTCGGATACGCCGGATGATGACCGCAGGCTAGGCGCAATGATGCTGGCGCCTGCACTCATCTATATCGCGCTGCTGCTTGGCTTTCCTTTCCTGCTGTCGATCTGGTACAGCCTGACCGATGTCACCGTCGGAAGTCCGATGCCGCATTTCATCGGGCTGGAGAATTTCCGGAGCGTCGTAGCGAACCCGACGTTCTGGCAATCGCTGCGCAACGCGCTGGTGTTCACGCTGGTCTCGCAAGCGCTGGTGGTCGTGCTCGCCAAAGCGCTGGCGCTGGCGTTGGTGCGTGACTTCCCCGGCAAGTGGCTCGTGCGACTGCTGATCCTGTTGCCATGGGTGGCGCCGATCTCGCTGGGATCGATTGGCTGGTTGTGGATCTTCGACCCGGTCTACAGCATCATCAACTGGACGTTACGCGCGATCGGCCTTTTCGGCCCTAACACGTGGCCGATCTGGCTCGGCCAGCCTGATCTGGCAATGGCGTCCGTGATTCTGGTGGATGTCTGGCGATTGCTGCCACTGGCCACCGTCATCATCCTGGCCGGGATGCAAGGCATCCCGCAGGATCTGCACGATGCCGCTGCCATGGACGGCGCAGGCTTCTGGCGGCGGCTGTTCAGGATCGACGTGCCGTTGCTGATGCCGGTCATGCTGGTGGCCCTGTTGTTCGGCATCGTCTTCACGCTGACCGACATGGTCATCATTTACGTGCTCACGCGCGGCGGCCCCTACGATACGACCCAGGTGCTGGCCAGCCTGGCCTTCTTTACAGGCATACAAGGCGGTGATCTGGCTGAAGGCGCAGCGATCTCGCTTTTCCTGTTTCCACTGCTGGTGGCAGTCGTCACGTTGCTGCTGACTGTGGCGCATCGCTCCGAGGTGACGTGA
- a CDS encoding ABC transporter ATP-binding protein — protein sequence MATVETRSLTKRYDSTTAVDAIDLAVREHEFLVLLGPSGSGKTTLLRMIAGLETPTSGDVLVSGRIVTGLPPRAHNMAMVFQSYALYPHLTVAGNIAFPLQAQHMARDKIDSKVEWAASLFGIGHLLARKPRQLSGGERQRVALARAVVRDPVAFLLDEPLSNLDAKLRASAREELQQLQRRLGTTTIYVTHDQVEALALGDRVAVLDHGGIRQLDTPQRVYAHPVDRFVATFIGSPPMNLVASDGMEIGFRPEHFLPDDVFTADASLERFPLDITRIENLGADRLVYGVLAPPQPPVKVISRIPCTVNVSPQPGTRHMFAVRRADLHHFDTSSGTSLSVAEGVT from the coding sequence ATGGCCACAGTGGAAACACGCTCGCTGACCAAGCGTTACGACAGCACCACCGCCGTCGACGCGATCGACCTCGCCGTGCGCGAGCACGAGTTCCTGGTGCTGCTGGGCCCATCCGGCTCGGGCAAGACGACGCTGCTGCGCATGATCGCGGGACTCGAGACGCCGACCTCCGGCGATGTGCTGGTGAGCGGGCGCATCGTCACGGGGCTCCCGCCGCGCGCGCACAACATGGCGATGGTCTTCCAGAGTTACGCGCTATATCCGCACCTGACCGTGGCGGGCAATATCGCCTTTCCGCTGCAGGCCCAGCATATGGCACGCGACAAGATCGACAGCAAGGTCGAGTGGGCCGCCTCGCTGTTCGGCATCGGCCATCTTCTCGCGCGGAAACCACGTCAGCTCTCGGGCGGCGAACGTCAACGCGTGGCGCTTGCGCGTGCTGTCGTGCGCGACCCCGTTGCATTCCTGCTCGATGAACCGCTATCGAATCTCGACGCCAAGCTCCGTGCTTCGGCGCGAGAGGAACTGCAGCAACTCCAACGCCGCCTCGGCACCACCACGATCTACGTGACCCACGATCAGGTGGAGGCACTGGCGCTGGGGGATCGCGTGGCCGTGCTCGATCATGGCGGCATACGTCAACTCGACACGCCGCAGCGCGTGTATGCGCATCCTGTCGATCGGTTCGTCGCCACGTTCATCGGGTCACCTCCCATGAATCTCGTTGCCAGCGACGGCATGGAGATCGGCTTCCGACCCGAGCATTTTTTACCGGATGACGTCTTCACCGCCGATGCATCGTTGGAACGGTTTCCGTTGGACATCACTCGCATCGAAAACCTGGGCGCGGACCGGCTCGTGTACGGCGTGCTGGCACCACCGCAGCCGCCCGTGAAAGTCATCTCCCGGATACCGTGCACGGTGAACGTGTCACCGCAACCTGGCACGCGTCACATGTTCGCCGTGCGCCGTGCTGATCTGCACCACTTCGACACGAGCAGTGGCACAAGCCTGAGCGTGGCGGAAGGCGTGACATGA
- a CDS encoding ABC transporter substrate-binding protein, producing the protein MKNTTPVAGLRTRPSGGNASVTSLQRRHVMQAAAAAALATGLAPLARPGAAHAAARHTLRILQWNHFVPGYDKWFDNTYVKEWGQRHDTEVIVDHVGIPALATRAAAEVSAQKGHDLFMFLSPPPVYEDQVIDHRDIYEECQRKHGKPVDLAVRSTYNPKTRKYFAFSDSFVPDPVNYRKDLWDAIGAKPPDSWDDVLTAGRKIKQAKGVPVGIGLSAELDTAMAMRTILYAFGGAVQDMRGNVVLNSPGTLEAVKYVRALYRDTMTPEVLAWDPSSNNRAMLAGKISLCLNAISITREGENKQIPVTPDIWLTQALRGPAQRICLEHVMDCYVIWKFAENIAGAKQFLVDYIDNFRDGFVGSEFYNFPCFPSTVPDLKTMIEADAKATPHDKYKVLGVLMEQATNVGYPGYANAAIDEIFNTWVLNTMFARAATGDASPEDAIRDAENACKRIFAKWKARGLV; encoded by the coding sequence ATGAAGAACACCACGCCCGTTGCCGGGCTCCGTACCCGGCCCAGCGGTGGCAATGCTTCCGTCACCAGTTTGCAGCGTCGCCACGTCATGCAAGCCGCGGCCGCCGCTGCACTGGCCACGGGCCTGGCACCGCTGGCGCGCCCCGGTGCCGCGCACGCGGCGGCCAGGCATACGCTCAGGATTCTTCAGTGGAACCATTTCGTGCCGGGCTACGACAAGTGGTTCGACAACACGTATGTGAAGGAATGGGGGCAGCGCCACGATACGGAAGTCATCGTCGATCACGTCGGCATTCCGGCGCTGGCTACGCGTGCCGCTGCCGAGGTGTCGGCCCAGAAGGGGCACGATCTCTTCATGTTCCTGTCGCCGCCGCCGGTGTACGAGGACCAGGTCATCGATCATCGCGACATCTACGAGGAATGCCAGCGCAAGCATGGCAAGCCCGTGGACCTGGCGGTTCGCAGTACCTACAACCCGAAGACCCGCAAGTACTTCGCCTTCTCCGACAGCTTCGTACCGGACCCGGTCAATTACCGCAAGGACCTGTGGGATGCCATCGGCGCGAAGCCTCCCGATAGCTGGGACGACGTGCTGACCGCCGGGCGCAAGATCAAGCAGGCGAAGGGCGTGCCGGTGGGTATCGGCCTCTCCGCGGAACTCGATACCGCCATGGCCATGCGCACGATCCTCTATGCATTCGGTGGCGCCGTGCAGGACATGCGCGGCAATGTCGTGCTGAACTCGCCCGGCACGCTCGAGGCCGTCAAGTACGTGCGAGCGCTGTATCGCGACACCATGACACCCGAAGTGCTGGCCTGGGACCCATCCTCGAACAACCGGGCCATGCTGGCCGGCAAGATCTCGCTCTGCCTGAACGCCATCTCGATCACGCGCGAAGGCGAAAACAAGCAGATCCCGGTCACGCCCGACATCTGGCTGACGCAGGCACTGCGCGGCCCCGCGCAACGCATCTGCCTGGAACACGTGATGGACTGCTACGTGATCTGGAAATTCGCCGAGAACATTGCCGGCGCGAAGCAGTTCCTCGTCGACTACATCGACAACTTTCGCGATGGCTTCGTTGGCAGCGAGTTCTACAACTTCCCCTGCTTCCCGAGCACCGTGCCCGACCTCAAGACGATGATCGAAGCGGACGCCAAGGCCACGCCGCATGACAAGTACAAGGTGCTGGGCGTGCTGATGGAGCAGGCCACCAACGTGGGCTACCCCGGATACGCCAACGCCGCTATCGACGAGATCTTCAACACGTGGGTCCTCAACACGATGTTCGCCCGCGCCGCAACCGGCGACGCGTCTCCGGAGGACGCCATCCGCGATGCCGAGAACGCTTGCAAGCGGATCTTCGCAAAATGGAAGGCGAGGGGGCTGGTATAG